The Stigmatella aurantiaca genomic sequence GGCGCGGCAGGAAGCGCAGGTGGGCGCGGGAGTAGTAGTTGACGCCGATGAACTCGCACGAGCCCCGGGCCTCGGGGATGTGGGCGCGGGTGGAGGCCACCCCGGGCATCGTCACCCGCAGCTTCCCGGTGACGAGCGCCTCGTGGAAGGCGTGGTTGTAGGCGTGCGCCCCCAGCCGGACGAGGGCGCGGTCCACCGGGTGCCACCACCGGTCCGGGGCGAAGCGGAGCATGTTCTGGGAGATGCCCAGCTCCACCTTCCCGAGCACCGCCTGGAGCTCCTCGCGCGCCGCCACGTGCGCGCGCACCATGTTCTCCAGGGCCGCCATCGTCTTCGGCCCATCGGCGAGGCCCGGGGGCAGAACGCCCTGGAGGTAGCCACCCAGCAGCACCACCATGGGCTCGTTCAGGCTGATGACGAGTGCCTCCAACCCCTTCAAAAGAGGGGCGCACGCGCGCGCGTAGGCCCGGAAGGCGTCCACGCTTGAGGGCAGGTGCCAGGGCGTCTCGCGGTGGAACCACGTGGGGTGGGTGAAGTGGTGGAGCGTCACCACGGGCCGCAGCCCCCGGGCCTTCATCCGCAGCAGCCGCTCCCGGTAGGCCTCCAGGGCCGCGCCGTCGAAGCGCCCCCGCTCGGGCTCGATGCGCGCCCACTCCAGCGAGACGCGGAAGGCGGCGGCGCCGGCGTCCAGGGCCAGCCCGTAGTCCTCCTCGTAACGGTTCCAGTGGTCCACCGCGCGGCCGCAGCGCATGTGCGGCTCCTTCAGCTTCCCGGCGCGCTCCCACTCGGCCCAGTCGTTCTCGATGCCGCCCTCCACCTGATAGGCGGAGGTGGCCACCCCGAAGGTGAAGTCCTGCGGAAACGTCGTCTCGTCGGCACTCATCGCGGGCGCGCACGCTAGGCCGCGGACTCGGGCCGGCGGAAGCGCGGCGTGTCCCCGGGGCCCAGTGCGAGGCAGCGGACAGTTGCCGGGAATGAATCCGCGTCGCGTCCGGAGCCGGATTCTCGGCCTCCGCGCCACGTCGTGTCCCGAGGCTGAAAATCGGCCTCCGCGCGTGCGCGAAGGCCCGCGCGGAGCTGCGCGAAGAGGCCCGCGAACGCGCGCGAGCCGGAAAATCGGCCTGCGATGAACCATGCAATACGTCACCATGCGTTGACACACACGCGTGGTGCCTCTACCATTCAAGTCAAGCACTCAGTCAGTCAGTCCGAGTGCAGGGCCCCGTCCCCCTGGACGAGGGCAACCAACCGAACGGAGGGTTTGCATGGCCGCTAAGAAGAAGACCGCCTCGAAGACCACGAAGAAGTCCGCCGCCCCGAAGAAGAAGACGGCGGCCAAGAAGGCTCCGGCGAAGAAGGCCGCCCGTAAGGCGCCTGCGCGCAAGAAGACGGCCAAGACGTCCAAGACGGCCAAGACGGCCGCCCCGTCTGCGCCCAACGCCTAAACAAGTGGTCGGTCTCCTCGGGAATCCTTGAGGATTTCCGTGAACGGCCCGGCGGATTCCGCCGGGCCGTTTTCATTTTCCGCACGCGGGGGTAGGGAAGCTCCATGTCCCTGCGCCCCGTGGAACTGGAACAAGTGGTGGTGGAGGCCGGCACGCGCCTTGCGGGCGCGGTGGTGCAGAAGGCCTGGTGTCCGCTGTCCCGGCTCGCGTACCTGGAGCTCCGGGTGCCCGGCCGCTCTTTTCTCCTGTGCCTGTGCGCCGAGGGGGAGCTGGCGCGGCTGTCCGTCGCCGCCGACCGCTTTCCGACCCCCGGAGAGCCCGCCCCCTTCCAGCGCTGGCTTCGCCAGGAGCTGACCGGCTTCAAGCTGCGATCGGCCGAGTGGCGGGAGGCCGAGCGGGCCGCCGTGCTGGAGTTCCACCGGGAAGAAGAGGGCATCCGGCGGCTGGTGCTGGAGCTGGCCTCGCCCGGAGGGCTCGTGCTGCTGAGCGCGAGCGGGCGCGTGCTGATGCTCTCGGGCGAAGGGTTCGCGCAGCGCCGGGGGCTGCACCCTGGGGCGGAGTGGACGCCGCCGGAGCCCCTGTCCCCCGAGGCGCTGGCGAAGGCCCGGAGCGCCCCGTCCCGCCTGCAGCCAAACCCGGAGGACTTCGCCCCGCTGGGGGAGGCCGCGGAGCGGCTGCTGGGCCAGAAGGATCGCCGCAGCCGCGCGGACTCCATCCGCCGGCGCCTCGCGCAGCCGTACCGGGCGCGCCTCAAGCGCTCGGGCCGGACGCTGGAGAAGGTGCGCGCGGAGGCGGCCCGGGGGCCGGACGCGGAGGAGCACCGGAAACTGGGCGAGCTGCTCTCGCAGAACCTCCACCGCCTGCGCCGGGGAGCCACCGAGGTGACGCTCACCGCGTACACCGAGGCGGGCATGGAGGAGGTGAAGGTGAAGCTGGACCCGAAGCGCGGGCCGAAGGAGCAGGTGGACTGGCACTTCCACCAGTACCGGCGGCTGACGCGGGGCGTGGAGCAGGCCCGCAGGCGCGAGGCGGAGCTGGCGCGCGAGGTGGCCCACGCGCGCGAGGCGCTGGAGCAGCTCGAGCGCATGGACGAGGCGGCGCTGCTGGCCCAGGCGGAGGTGCTCCTGCTGCCCACGGGGGAAGACGGCCCGCCGGAGGGACGTCCTTATAAGGAGTACGTGGGCCATGGCGGCCAGCGCATCTGGGTGGGGCGAGGCTCGGAGGACAACGACACCCTGAGCTTCAAGGTGGCGCGGCCCTACCACCTCTGGCTGCACGCGCGGGGGCAGCCGGGCAGCCACGTGGTGGTGCCGCTGGAGAAGGGCAGGGAGGTGCCGCAGGAGGTGTTGCTGGATGCGGCGCACCTGGCCCTCCACCACTCGGGGGCCAAGGGCGAGCCGCGAGGCGAGGTGAGCTACGTGCCGGTGAAGTTCCTCCGCAAGGTGAAGGGCGCCGCGCCGGGGCAGGTTCAATACTCCCGGGAGAAAACGTTCCAGGTGCGCATGGAGCCCGAGCGGCTCGAGCGGCTGCTCAAGACGCGCCACACGGAGCCCCCCGCCCCATGAGCGTGCCGCAAGGCTCTGTCTGCGCGCGCTGCCCGGGGCTGCTCGGCAAGTCCTGCTGCGAGCCGCGCAACGGCGAGCACCTGGCCATGGTCACCCGTGCGGACATGGAGCGGATCCACGCCCACACGGGGCTGGCGGTCCACCGCTTCACCCACCGGGAGGGGCTCACCGACCTCGAGGCCCAGGAGTACGAGGGGCAGTGGCCGCTGTACCGGGGCTACTTCCGCAAGGGGCCCGTGCGGGTGACGCTCGCGGAGCGGCGCGGGGCCTGCATCTTCTTCGCGCCCGCCACCGGGTGCACCCTGCCTGCGGAGGTGCGGCCCGTGGCGTGCCGGCTCTACCCCTTCGAGCAGTGGGCGGACGGGAGCTGGAGCGTGGCGGTGGGCCGGTATGGAGACCTCGCGCTGGCGCGGCAGGAGGGCGGGGCCTGCCTGGGGGTGGAGGAGGCCTCCTCCATGGAAGCGCTGCTTGCGATGTTCGGTACTACGCGTGAAACGGTGGAGGCGCTGGGCGCGCGGCTGGCCGAGGAGGCACGCGCCCACGGGCGCGGTTGACGGTCTGACGGAGGGCGGGCGGCCAGGAGCCGTTGGCCTTGAGTCCCCGAGGGTGCCGAGTACGATGCCCTCCGTCGATGCCCGAGTACCCTCCGCAGATGTCGATGTTCACCCTGGCTGGCAGCCCGGCGGCGCCCGCACGGCCCCTGGCGCTGCCCCAGCCCCAGCCGCCCGTGCGCAACCGGCTGGAGGAGGCCCCGCGGGCGCTCTCCTCCCGCGAGGAGCTGTTCGCCCGGGCGGAGACGCTCGCGTGGCGGCTCTCGGCGGATCTCGGCATGCCCGTGCGCCTGGCGGTGACGGACAACCGCTCCACCATGGTCTCGTTCCGGCGGGGCGCCAACGTGCTGCAGCTGCGGCTGCACCACATGTTCCTGGACGCGCCCGAGTCCGTGGTGCGCGCCGTGGCGGACTACGCGGGCCGCGGCCACCGGGGCGCGGGCGGTGTTCTGGACGACTACATCCGCGGCCAGCAGCCGCGCATCCGCCAGTTCCGCCGCGAGTCCGACGCGGAGCTCAACCCGCGGGGCAACTGCTTTGACTTGCAGGTGCTCTTCGACACGGTGAACCGGCTCTACTTCCAGAACGGCATCCAGGCGCGGATCGGCTGGGGCCGCATGCCCCCGCGGCGCCGGCGGAAGTCGATTCGTTTGGGCGTCTATGATCATCAGACGCGGGAGATCCGCATCCACCCGGCGCTGGACCGGCCGGAGGTGCCCGCGTTCTTCGTGGAGTTCATCGTCTTTCACGAAATGCTCCACCAGCTCTTCCCGAGCACGGGGCGGGGCGGGCGGCGGGTGCACCACCCGCGCGCGTTCCGCGACCGGGAGAAGGCCTTTCCGCACTACGGCCTGGCCTTGAGGTGGGAGCGGGAGAATCTGGGCGTACTGCTGCGCGGCTGAAGCGCTTCGCCGGCAGGCGGCTCTTTTACCGTTTTACCAAGCGGAGGAGGTGCGCAGCGTGCTTGACCCGGCGCGGTTCAAGCCCCCATCCTCCGTGCCCTTATGCGACGAGCAAAGATTGTCTGCACCCTTGGTCCCGCCAGCCAGAGCCAGGACATGTTGGAGGCCCTCATCGAGGCCGGCATGGACGTGGCCCGGTTGAACTTCTCCCACGGCAGTCACGAGCAGCACGCCGAGAACATCGCCAAGCTGCGCGCGGCCTCGCTGAAGCTGCGCAAGGCGGTGGGCATCCTCGGTGACCTGCAGGGGCCGAAGATCCGCACGGGCCGCTTCATCACCGGCAGCACGATGCTGAAGGAAGGCGCCACCTTCACCATCACTACCGACGAGAGCGTGAAGGGCACCGACGACATCGTGTCCACCACGTACGCGCACCTGGCGGCGGACGTGAACCCCGGCGACCGCATCCTCCTGGATGACGGCCTGCTGGAGCTCAAGGTGCTGGAGACGGACAAGAAGCAGATCCTCCGCACCCAGGTCGTCATCGGCGGCGTGCTGAAGAACAACAAGGGCATCAACCTGCCGGGCGTGGCGGTGCGCGCCGACGCGCTGACGCCGAAGGACCGCGAGGACCTCATCTTCGGCATCAAGGAAGGCGTGGACTTCCTGGCGCTGTCGTTCGTGCGTCAGCCCGCGGACATCGAGCTGGCGCGCCAGGCCATGGCGGAGGCGGGCAAGCAGGTGCCCATCGTCGCCAAGCTGGAGAAGCCGGAGGCCATCGCGCGGCTGGACGCCATCCTGGACAAGACGGACGGGGTGATGGTGGCGCGCGGTGACCTGGGCGTGGAGATTCCCCCCGAGGAAGTGCCGGCCGTCCAGAAGGACATCATCCGGCGCTCCAACCAGCGCGGCCTGCCGGTCATCGTGGCCACGCAGATGCTCAACTCGATGATCGAGAACCCGCGCCCCACGCGCGCCGAGGCGAGCGACGTCGCCAACGCTGTGTTCGACGGCGCGGACGCGGTGATGCTCTCGGGCGAGACGGCCAGCGGCCGCTACCCCATCGAGTCGGTGCAGATGATGGACCGCATCGTGCTGGCGGCCGAGTCCGCGGGCCGGGCGCAGACGTCGCTGGGCCGGATTCCGGACGGGCCCATTGGCGTGCCCTCGCACTTCCCGGACGTGATTGCCCGCGTGGCGTGCCAGGCGGCCCAGGCGAGCGGCGCCTCGCTCATCGCGGCGTTCACGCTCTCGGGCGTGACGGCGCGGCTGCTGGCGCACTACCGGCCGGCGGTGCCCATCGTGGCGTTCAGCCCGAACCAGGAAGTGCGCCGCCGGCTGGCGCTGCTCTGGGGCGTGGTGCCGCGCGTGCTGGAGCCCATCCAGGAGACCGAGGCCATGGTGAAGCGCGTGGAGGAGGAGCTCCTGGCGCGCGGCCTCGCGCGGAAGGGCGAGCGCATCGTCATCGTCTTCGGCGCGCCCGTGGGCCAGCCGGGGAAGATCAACAGCCTCCGGCTGCACACCATCGAGGGCTAAAGCCCCCACCGGGGTTTGAAACGGCCCCTCTGGCGCCTGCGGGCGCTGGAGGGGCTTTTCTACTTCTTGGCGCGGGCCGTCACCTTGCGGACCACTTCCGCCTCGGTGAAGACCGTGAGGAGCTCCTTGTCGAGCTGGCCGCTGTTGGCCTCGCGGGACAGGATGTCGATGGCGAGCGTGTGGGGCACGGCCTTCTTGTAGGGCCGGTCCGACGCGGTGAGCGCGTCGTAGATGTCCGTGATGGCCATCATCTTCGACTGCACGGGAATGGTCTTGCTGGGGATGGCGCGCGGGTAGCCGGTGCCATCGAGCTTCTCGTGGTGCGCGTAGGCAATCTCCGGCACGCGCCGCAGGGTGCGCGTCCAGGGAATCTGGGACAGGAAGCGGTAGGTGTGATCGACGTGGCTTTCGATCTCCCGGCGCTCCTCGGCGGAGAGCGTGCCGCGGGTGATGGAGAGCGAGCGGATTTCCGGCGTCTGGAGCAGGGGCCGCTCCTGGCCGAAGGCATCGGTGTAGGTGAGCTGGGCCAGCTCCTGCAGCCGCTCGAAGCCGCCCTGGGCGAGCACGGTGGGGCGGTTGCAGGTGAGGGTGAACTCGAGCACCTCGTCCAGGCGCTTGAGCTCCTCGCCGAGCCGCTCCTCCTCCTCGGCCTCGATTTCAGGCAGGGCCTTGTCGCCGCGCAGCTTCACGGCGGTGAGGCGGCGGCGGTAGCTCTGGAGCTGGAGATCCTTGCGGGCCACCTGGAAGCGGGCGCGCAGCATGTCCAGCTCGTGGGGGTAGAGCTTCTCGGCCTTGACGAGCACGGCCTCGCGCACGCCCACCTTGCCGAAGTCATGGAGCAGCGAGGCGTAGCGCAGCTCCTGCAGCTCCATGGGCGAGAAGCGGATGTTGGCGTAGGGCCCGGTGGCGGTGTGCTCCAGCGCGTGGGCGAGCTCCACGGTGAGGTTGGCCACGCGCTCGGAGTGGCCCGCGGTGGAAGGGTCTCTCGCTTCGATGGCGACGACGGAGGCGGAGACGAAGCCCTCGAAGAGGCGGTTGATCTCCTCGTGGAGCAGGGCGTTCTCGATGGCGCCGGCGGCATTGGCGCCGAGCGCCAGGAGCAGCTCCTCGTCCTCGGCATCGAAGATGCGGCCGTTGCGCTTGTTGAGGGCCTGGATGACGCCGGTCACCTCGCCGGAGGCATCGCGCATGGGCACGCAGAGGATGGTCTGCGTGTGGTAGCCGCTGGAGGTGTCGAAGGAGCGGTTGAAGCGCTCGTCGGCGTAGGCATCCGGGATGTTGATGACGGCGCCGGTGGAGGCCACCTGGCCGGCGATGCCGCTGCCCACGGGCAAGCGGATCTCATTCTTGGAGCCCTGGGCCACCTTGCTCCACAGCTCGTTGCGCTCGCGGTCCATGATGAACAGCGAGCAGCGGTCGGCCTCCACGACCTTGGAGGCCTCGTAGAGGATGAGGGGCAGGAGCAGGTCGAGGTCGCGCTCGGCGCTCATCGCCTTGGCCACGTCCAGCAGGGACGTGAGCTTCAGCAAGCGCCGCGTAAGGGCGGTGTCGTCGGACTGGAAAAGCACCTGGGAGCGACTCCGAAGAAAAGGCGTGTTCTGGCGCAGACCTCTCTTTCTAGCACGAGGCTCCGGGGCGGGCCTGCCCGGCTGGCTGCCTGCATCTGGGATTGAAAACTTCGGCGCTGAACAGGCGGGAAATGCCCGGTACCGTTGGAAACCCGGAGCAGCTATGACAGGAACCCATCATGAGCCGCCGCGTCCTTATCTCCCCGTCGTTGTTGTCCTGTGACTTCAGCCGCTTGGCCGAGGAGGTGCGCGCGGTGGAAGCGGCGGGCGCGGACTGGATTCACGTGGATGTCATGGATGGCCGTTTCGTGCCGAACATCACGCTGGGGCCGGTCATCGTGCAGGCCATCAAGCGGGTGGCGACGAAGCCGCTGGACGTGCACCTGATGATTGTCGAGCCGGAGCGCTACATCGAGGCCTTCGCGAAGGCGGGGGCGGACGTCCTGACGGTGCACGTGGAGGCGAGCCCGCACCTTCACCGCACGCTGCAGCAGATCCGCCAGGCGGGGGCGAAGCCCGCGGTGGTGCTCAACCCGTCCACACCCCTGTCGGCCATTGAAGAGGTGCTGGGGGAGGTGGAGATGGTGCTGGTGATGAGCGTGAACCCGGGCTTCGGGGGCCAGAGCTTCATCGAGGCGTCGGTGGACCGGGTGCGCCGGCTGCGGGCGATGCTGGATGCCCGGGGGCTGAGCACGCACATCGAGGTAGATGGCGGCATCAACGCGGAGACGGCGAAGCGGGTGGTGGAGGCGGGGGCCTCGGTGCTGGTGGCGGGCTCGCACGTGTTCGGCGCGAAGGACTACGCCGAGGCCATCCGCTCGCTGCGGCCGTGACTCAGGCGGGGATGGGCATGGGCTGGGCGCTGGCGGCCAGGCGTGCGACGCGGGGCATGAAGGTGGTGCTGAAGGGCTTCACCTCGTAGGCATCGGCGCCGAGCTTGAAGCACTGGTGGCGCATGTGCTGGTCCTCGATGCCGCTGAGGACGATGACCTTGCAGTGGCGGGTGGCCGGGTCCTGCTTGAGCTGGGAGAGGAGATCCCGCCCATCGAGCTGCTGGTGGATGTCGAGGATGACGACGGCGGGGCGGTGCTGGCGGGCCAGGGGGAGGACGTTCTCCGAGCGGGTATCCCCGATGCAGGTGAGCCCCGCGCGGCGCCCCTCGCGAACGAGCGCGGAGATGAGAAGGGGTTCGTCGTCGGAGATGAGGATGATGGGGGAGGTCATCAGGATCCGCGGAAAGGCGAAAGAGACGAAAGAGGACCAGAGCAATCCGCATTCCCGGCATCTCTCTGAACAGAATCAGGAGGTTGCGCCCTTCAGGACAGGGTCGAGACGCACTCCTGGGTGCTCAGCGACCCGGGAAACAGCGCCCAAAAGGGTCAGGATGAAAAGCAGATCCTGAGGCGTTGACTCGGCCAGGCGGGTCGGATACATCCGCCGCACTTCGCCTGCCCGAGGTAGTACTCAGGTGAAGGGAAGAGACCGGGGAGTGGCTCAGCCTGGTAGAGCACTTGGTTCGGGACCAAGGGGTCGCAGGTTCAAATCCTGTCTCCCCGACCATTAAAAGCCCTGGAGTTTCGCGGACTTCCGCAGAAACTCCAGGGCTTTCTTTTTTCCCCCGGCGCCCTCCAGCAGCCAGTCAGCCTCTGCGGCGCCCACAGCAGCAGAGTGGGTCTTCCGCTCCCCGTAGCACGCGCTCGACCTGATGGAGCCGCAGTTCCACCAGGTCCAGGATGGCCGAAATGGTGAGCGGGGCTTGAAGTTCGCGCTTCTGATCGTCCAGGCCGCCGGTTGCCAGTTCATCATCGAGATGCGCCATTGGAGAGCCCAGTCGCGGCGTGTGCTCCATCGTCGACTCCACCGTCGCAGCCTGGGCCGGGCTCTCCTCCTCCAGCCCCGGCTCCGCCCCCGCTTGAGGGCGCTTTTCCGTGGCTCCCGCTGTGCAGTAAGTCACTTCCCCAATGACCCATACCCCCACTGCTCAGACCTATCTCTCGGACCTGACAGCGCGCATGACGCGGCTCTTTGAGATCAATGGCGAAGCAATTGGAGCCGCTGCCGCTGCCATCCAGCGCACGGCGGAGGCCGACGGCCTGGTCTATGTCTTCGGGACCGGCCACAGCCATACGATGTCCGAGGAAGTGCACTACCGGGCCGGTGGGCTGGCCCTCACCGTGCCGATCCTTGCGACGATGACCATGGTGCATGAGGGGGCAGTGGCGAGCACCGCTTATGAGCGGATGCCGGGTCTCATCGCCAACGTGCTGGTCCGTTATCCCATTTCGGCACGCGATATCCTGATCGTGGTCTCCAACTCAGGCATCAACGCGGCTCCGGTCGAGGCGGCGCGCTATGGCAAGGAACGGGGGGCAACAGTAATCGCCCTGACCTCGGTGGAATACTCCACGTCCGCCGCCAATGGCCGCCCCCGCATCGCCGATATCGCGGACATCGTGCTCGACAACCTGAGCCCGGCCGGGGATGCGGTGATCAGCTTGCCGGGGACGGAGCTCCGGGCCGGCCCCGTCTCGACCTCGCTGGGGGCGGCGCTGCTCAATGCCGTGCTGGCCGAAGCAGCCGCGCGCCTGCAAGGTGCGGGGACTGCGGCGCCGATCTACCGCAGCGCCAACCTTCCGGGCGCCAACGAGATCAACCAGGCGCTGGTGACGCGGTACCGGCCGCGCAATCCGCATCTTTGACCGATACAACTGGGGACGGCTCGAAGTGGACCGCCCATGGGTGCTCTCGGAGTCCTTCCTGGCGTCAACCCGCGAAGAACTGCTGCAGGTGTACGAAGCGGCTTCTGACGAGCGGTGAATTCATGGGCTCGTACGAGTAGACCAGATTGCCCTGATCGCGCAGCTCGATCCGGTAAGGTTGGTGCAGCACCTGCGTCAGCGTGTACCAGGCCACAAGCTCGGCGATGTCGTCGTGCCAGTTGTTGCTTCCGTAGAGCGATGCAAAGGGAGTCTGTGAAAGGGCGGCGTAGACAGATGGGGTCTTGTCCAGGGGCACCGTCTTTCCGCGCTCGCGCCAGCAAGTCGTATCCAGGATGTCACTGCGGTAGGCGGCCACGGCATGCAGGCGGTCCTCCCAGATGCCCTCGGTGAACGGCCTGGCCGGCTCATACCTCGCGCTGGCCTCGGCGGTGAACCCAAGGCTGCTGTCCACAATGTGCGTCGCCTCGTGCAATAGGACGTAGACCAGTGCGTCCATGTGGCCGGCGTCTATCGACAGCTCCAGCGACGACCCGGCGGCATCGGCGCAGCTGCGCTCCTTTCGGGTGATGAGCTCGGACACCGTCTCGTTCAGCACGCCGGCGCGGATGGTGATGTGGAAGCGCTTCTCCGAACGGTCCGTCTCATCCGGATACGTGAGCGCATTGTTCGGCATGCCCTCGACGAAACTGATCGAGCGCAGATGCTGGGTCAGCACGCGGCGCTGCAGCGGCGTCAGGTGGCCCAGCGCCGCAGCGAGCTTGTGCCGCTCGGAGTTCGTCAGCGTGCGCGAGGCCGCATCGCGAAGTTGCAGCATCTCGAAGAACGCCTGGGGCGCGGGGCCATGACGGTCCTGCAAGGGAGTCGATGCATCGAATGCGTGCGGCGGGGGCATATCGTGTGCTGCGGGGGCACGGCTGCCGGCCGTGGAGCAGCCACACAGGAGGATGGCCAGGAGCATCGGGGGAAGGGCGTGCATGGGGCATACTGTACAAATGTCTCCAAGAGGGGACTCCGTTGTTTTTCCAGGACCCGGGGGGCCCACAGCAAGCGGGGCGTGCCCAAGCCGTGCCAGGGGGCCTTCCCGACGTACATCATCGGAGCAGGACAGCTCACGGCAGCGGCGGGCCACTTCACGG encodes the following:
- a CDS encoding glycoside hydrolase family 1 protein gives rise to the protein MSADETTFPQDFTFGVATSAYQVEGGIENDWAEWERAGKLKEPHMRCGRAVDHWNRYEEDYGLALDAGAAAFRVSLEWARIEPERGRFDGAALEAYRERLLRMKARGLRPVVTLHHFTHPTWFHRETPWHLPSSVDAFRAYARACAPLLKGLEALVISLNEPMVVLLGGYLQGVLPPGLADGPKTMAALENMVRAHVAAREELQAVLGKVELGISQNMLRFAPDRWWHPVDRALVRLGAHAYNHAFHEALVTGKLRVTMPGVASTRAHIPEARGSCEFIGVNYYSRAHLRFLPRHPFLAFQFRDRLHRGLTDIGWEDYPEGFGDILRETKRYGLPVWVTENGIDDRGGQRRPHYIHRHLEQVLAARAQGVDVRGYLYWSLLDNFEWLEGWGPRFGLYHVDFDTLERRPTPACAYFRAVAQGRRLVPPEAVLQAQPSAAR
- a CDS encoding NFACT RNA binding domain-containing protein, translated to MSLRPVELEQVVVEAGTRLAGAVVQKAWCPLSRLAYLELRVPGRSFLLCLCAEGELARLSVAADRFPTPGEPAPFQRWLRQELTGFKLRSAEWREAERAAVLEFHREEEGIRRLVLELASPGGLVLLSASGRVLMLSGEGFAQRRGLHPGAEWTPPEPLSPEALAKARSAPSRLQPNPEDFAPLGEAAERLLGQKDRRSRADSIRRRLAQPYRARLKRSGRTLEKVRAEAARGPDAEEHRKLGELLSQNLHRLRRGATEVTLTAYTEAGMEEVKVKLDPKRGPKEQVDWHFHQYRRLTRGVEQARRREAELAREVAHAREALEQLERMDEAALLAQAEVLLLPTGEDGPPEGRPYKEYVGHGGQRIWVGRGSEDNDTLSFKVARPYHLWLHARGQPGSHVVVPLEKGREVPQEVLLDAAHLALHHSGAKGEPRGEVSYVPVKFLRKVKGAAPGQVQYSREKTFQVRMEPERLERLLKTRHTEPPAP
- the pyk gene encoding pyruvate kinase, translating into MRRAKIVCTLGPASQSQDMLEALIEAGMDVARLNFSHGSHEQHAENIAKLRAASLKLRKAVGILGDLQGPKIRTGRFITGSTMLKEGATFTITTDESVKGTDDIVSTTYAHLAADVNPGDRILLDDGLLELKVLETDKKQILRTQVVIGGVLKNNKGINLPGVAVRADALTPKDREDLIFGIKEGVDFLALSFVRQPADIELARQAMAEAGKQVPIVAKLEKPEAIARLDAILDKTDGVMVARGDLGVEIPPEEVPAVQKDIIRRSNQRGLPVIVATQMLNSMIENPRPTRAEASDVANAVFDGADAVMLSGETASGRYPIESVQMMDRIVLAAESAGRAQTSLGRIPDGPIGVPSHFPDVIARVACQAAQASGASLIAAFTLSGVTARLLAHYRPAVPIVAFSPNQEVRRRLALLWGVVPRVLEPIQETEAMVKRVEEELLARGLARKGERIVIVFGAPVGQPGKINSLRLHTIEG
- a CDS encoding GAF and HD-GYP domain-containing protein, yielding MLFQSDDTALTRRLLKLTSLLDVAKAMSAERDLDLLLPLILYEASKVVEADRCSLFIMDRERNELWSKVAQGSKNEIRLPVGSGIAGQVASTGAVINIPDAYADERFNRSFDTSSGYHTQTILCVPMRDASGEVTGVIQALNKRNGRIFDAEDEELLLALGANAAGAIENALLHEEINRLFEGFVSASVVAIEARDPSTAGHSERVANLTVELAHALEHTATGPYANIRFSPMELQELRYASLLHDFGKVGVREAVLVKAEKLYPHELDMLRARFQVARKDLQLQSYRRRLTAVKLRGDKALPEIEAEEEERLGEELKRLDEVLEFTLTCNRPTVLAQGGFERLQELAQLTYTDAFGQERPLLQTPEIRSLSITRGTLSAEERREIESHVDHTYRFLSQIPWTRTLRRVPEIAYAHHEKLDGTGYPRAIPSKTIPVQSKMMAITDIYDALTASDRPYKKAVPHTLAIDILSREANSGQLDKELLTVFTEAEVVRKVTARAKK
- the rpe gene encoding ribulose-phosphate 3-epimerase yields the protein MSRRVLISPSLLSCDFSRLAEEVRAVEAAGADWIHVDVMDGRFVPNITLGPVIVQAIKRVATKPLDVHLMIVEPERYIEAFAKAGADVLTVHVEASPHLHRTLQQIRQAGAKPAVVLNPSTPLSAIEEVLGEVEMVLVMSVNPGFGGQSFIEASVDRVRRLRAMLDARGLSTHIEVDGGINAETAKRVVEAGASVLVAGSHVFGAKDYAEAIRSLRP
- a CDS encoding response regulator; the encoded protein is MTSPIILISDDEPLLISALVREGRRAGLTCIGDTRSENVLPLARQHRPAVVILDIHQQLDGRDLLSQLKQDPATRHCKVIVLSGIEDQHMRHQCFKLGADAYEVKPFSTTFMPRVARLAASAQPMPIPA
- a CDS encoding SIS domain-containing protein, which codes for MTHTPTAQTYLSDLTARMTRLFEINGEAIGAAAAAIQRTAEADGLVYVFGTGHSHTMSEEVHYRAGGLALTVPILATMTMVHEGAVASTAYERMPGLIANVLVRYPISARDILIVVSNSGINAAPVEAARYGKERGATVIALTSVEYSTSAANGRPRIADIADIVLDNLSPAGDAVISLPGTELRAGPVSTSLGAALLNAVLAEAAARLQGAGTAAPIYRSANLPGANEINQALVTRYRPRNPHL